CGCCCTCTTTCGCTGGCGATACCTGCGTTCAGGAGAAGAAAGATTAAATGGAGATTTTTatgttcatgtattttttatgtttgaatttcaaatagAAACTATAACTCACCTGTGAGCGGCAGTTTTGTTCTgatctctcttcttctgtttgcgTTCCCCGCCTTCACCCGGGGTGAGGTCCTCGTCGAATTCTTCTTCACAGTGGTCTTCCTTTAGCCTACATGCTTGTCTGTGCCCTGACGACTCCAAGTCCAGACTCTCCCTGGCCATTAAAAGACACTCTGGGGCCTGATCCTCAAGGAAATTACAGTGTAGATCATGTTGCCTTAACTGCAGACTCTCTGATTTGAGCTGTTCGTTGACACTGCCTAAGAAGCTAGGATAGGCCTCGGGCTGCGGTGGTGGAAGATAACAGCCTTCGTTGCTCTCAGTTTTCCAACAGCCAGTAGCTTTTGTCACCTCTACGCTGCTCTTGATACTGTTCAGCACGTCGTGGCTACCAGACACTCCACTGACCTCCCTCATGCTATACATCAACAAATCCTCTTTCTTGTGTGGGACATCAAGGGATCCACCGAAGCCAAAACCTCCACCAACAACTTTCCCACCACCGATAACATCTTGACTGAAACAGCAGTTTTTGTCCTCTTTGGCTAGAGCAGCACATCGTCTGACTTCAACTGCACTACCCAGGCAATAGTTCTTTCCTAATAGCTGCTCGTCTTCTCCACAGCAATAATTACCTGACAGGTTCACCGCTGAGTTACCTGAGTTGCTTCCTTTGGAACTCAACAAACTGTTATCATAACCTTCACCGAACCTCACACCATCAGGGACTCTTTTCCTACTACACCCACTGGGGCGACTGCAGCTGTACGGGGCGTGTCTTGGAATTTTGGATCGCCCAATGGGCCCGCCACAGATACTCAGAAGGTCCAGTTCTCCCGTTGCCAGGGTGACAAGAAGTGGGCTGGTGTCCGATTGGTTGGATGCCGAGTATGATGCGTATGGCAGCTGACTGTACGGCTGAGGACCCGCCGGCAGAGGAACCCTGTCGCATTTCCCTAGCCTCGGCCCCTTTTCGGGCACTGGCTCGGACAGGAAGTAGTCCTCTAGCTGGGCgagttcctcctgcagcagggaggTCATGACCTCCAAGTCAGAGGGCACCTGGATATCATTCTGAAGGGGTGAGGGGGGAAGGGAGGCattggtggaggagggaggggaaggggggtTTGGGAGGTATGAGGAGAAATCCACTTCTTCCGTCATCCAGTCAGTGAGACCATCACCTATTGAGGAAGGTAAAAAATTGTAGTCGTTAAAAGCTGTCGGGTGGAGAAAAATGTTACGGCAAAAAaagtgtttgtaaaaaatataaaataaatatcagtcatcCAACAGCGCACGTCGCAGTTTCCTAATCCCTAATCGACTAATAGTTCATGCAAAGAAGATCTTTCTGAATAAAGTTAGAAACTATCGGTCGCGTATATTAGACAAAGCTAGTTTTTACCTACTGTTCGAGAAGGACGTATGTGCTGCAGTGCCGAGCCCACCTGAAAtgggaaaaatataaaaaagcgTACTCACTGCAACTCACCAATTAAGTGCTGACTCTCCTCTGACACCTCCCCCCTGCAcccctgtgattggctgtggttagcctgtgggtgagagagagcgagggggtCTGCCGGGCAGACACGAAGAGCCTTCCAAACAGGAGCTGATGTTGCCATCATTCTGTCTGCTGGTGCCGCGATTCAGGCCAAGTCCAAGTCCGAGCATGTGCTGAGAGCAAGCGGGGTCTGACAGATGGGCCACAGAGAGCAGGGCTGGGTGAGCATAATGAAACCTAGAGGACAAACGGAGACAGCGTTCAGAGACAAAGAACAGATCCAACTTGTTCAGTCGACTTGATGGAATCAGGAAAATCACTCCTGGCGGTGTCGCTGACTTCCTCCACATGATTCAGCCTGTTGTGATGAAAAATGAAGACATCATGTAGTAGGATGATGGTCTTTGGAGCAATCctaaatatacacatttatagATGGAATCGAtgatttcaaataaaattgaaataatgaattaaaataaaaacagtccgAAATAGCAGTGAGTGATCCAGATGTGAGAGCTGTGACCTCTGGGACTTTGAACATCCCCAAAGGAAAATGCACTCAAAGCACGTGGGACCTGGTGACGCTGTCAGGGGCCCAACTGTTGATGAGAGGCTCCAGACTCTCAGCAGATATACAGCACATCCCTCTAAGTGAGGCACACCCTGATCCTTAAATCGGATCAATGCAGATCCGCCGCTTCCAATTACATGTTCCTTTTTAATCAATTACACCGGTTTGATCACTTaagctctttaaaaaaaggtcaaTAAAGCGATTTCTATGAGAGGggacagaaaactgaaagtGACAGAAACGTGACGCCATCGTCATCATCCAGCATAACATCACTTCTAACACAACTCTCTTACAAGAAGACGTTAGAAGAGACTTTGACCCTAAAACACACTGTTAACAAAGTAAACAACACTGGAAGGAACCACAACAAATAACAAGAAACTATTCAGACGAATTCCATGACTTGAAACAGAGGTAACTGTAGAGAAACCAGCCAAATAACaaactcctccacacacacacacacacagagacacaacaaactacaACGACGACTTACTCCATTCTTGCGGGGAAACGTGGAGAGCTCTTGGGGGTGCGTTGCTGAAGCAAAGCACGGTTTATTCTCGGGTCCTAAAGCTTCACGAATTCAAAAAGCCATTGCTGTCGCTGTTGCcgtagtttttttgtttctcagctCGGAGAATATCCGGGGAAACGGCGAGTTGTTGCTTTGTTGTGTTCGAGCAGTAAACTGAGGAGCAGCTTCATAGTGGGGAAGCATCACTTCACTCACACCTAGCAACCGACTGCGTCACGGGGACAACACCAGATCCCTCCGCCCACTCCCCGCTGAAGGACGTCCCACCACctgctcgctcgctcgctgCTGCTCCGCCACAAAAGTTAGAGAGCTGCCTCCTCGTGTTAGTTTCTAAAGTAAACCCGTCACTTTAATGACCCGTCTTACAAGCGAGGGGtcattcattcaatcattcGTTCAAATGTTGACACAACACGGCGATTTCTGTCCACTCTGCTCCTGCTGGATAAAAGGAAACATCAGAGGCATTCAATAGAAATTAAGCAAATGTGACATGAATTACAAAATTATGCTATAGCGGAAGTAGATTATTGCGCAGAGTCTCGAACTATAGTTTGGTGAAATATTATGGATTTAATGATATCTTCTGATATCAATTCATCAATTGAACAGTTCGATTTCAAAGTGGAAAGTGTAAACAAGACACGTTGCGAGTCTATCAAATAGAAGTGTATCCGTGGTAATCTGAAatgtaatcagattactgtAACGTTACACTTTGTAATCGTTTTCTCTTGTGGTCCCCTGTTGCCAAGGGAGACGGCATGGAGGGCAGATGCGTTTCTTACAGAGCAGACTCACACCCTGAAACTAACGTCcacaacctgcacacacagtttGGATTTACGTGCAAACGACCCTCCAACACAAACCAGTAGAATTCAGATGTCGTTCTTTATAATAAGGAGGCATGGTGTTGTTTTGGAAGGGGACTATTTGATTcacagcactttgttgttcagCTCTGTTGCATCTCCGTTGCATCAGTGGTCCACGCTCAGAGCCGATTGGCTGCGCGTGCTGAGGCTTCCTTGCTGCCATTGGTTGGATTCTGGTAGATGTGAATTGTGATTGGTGGACGCTCGGGAAGGCAGGCAGAgcatcactgtgttttttttctcctgcagtgCAGAGTGTGCACATGTTTGAGGTAAACAAACCGGGCGTGGAGCTCAGTGCTGCGGTTCTTTAGAATATAACAGAGCTTGTTTCTTTTGTGGCCATtaagtattttaaaataaaagtctctGGTTATACAGTAGAGCAGGTAAATGGGTGTAAATGATATTAATTATGATCTCACTtgtgatttgcatttgtgtgttgatTGAAAATATGCTGTCATCATAGACATATAGTCCAGTCTGGCAATTACTTTATGAGGCTATAATTATGtctaaattgtatttaataattttttttgccATATTCACTCGGTAGTTGTCAGCTCGTAACTTCACCGAGACTTTGTTTGATAAAATGACAGTGAGTCTATGCACAATTGAAGTTAAATTATTCGCTCGATGTTGtcgactcttttttttttccattgctAAGTTAGTgagacacattcatttattgGTAAAGACTGTCAATAACAGTTATGTGAGGAAtaaagctttgtttttctccttcagctgAGTGAATGTGCTGCTCTCCTGTTGCTATAGTAATAGCGGACACTGCCCCCTATTTTAGACTTGTTTTCTGGTAGCTGTTGCCATGGGatttgcatctctctctctctctctctctctctctctctctctctctctctctctctctcaaccccTCTCTCTATCCCTTCCGCCTGTTTTCCGTACCCCTCCCTGTCCAACCATTCCACCGGCTCATTTGCTGAGTTGCACGTCTGTGACATGATAATTTGGCCAAAACTAATGGTCTTATTTCCAGTTCTGCTGAATTTGCATGTTGATGGGACACTAGCCTCTAATGGACTCGTCCGCTGAGCGATGAGTTTGTGAATCAAGCGAAAGTCGGGAAACCTCTAACTTGAATTGATTGCACATAAAGACATTATCCAGAATGACTGCAGAGGAGTTGTTTCCAGTCAAGTGAAACACGTCCACTAAATAATCTACAGAACCTCAGTATTTGTAGATTACACTGAATTTTAGTGAAAtgttctgttgtttgtgttaatCTGAGTCATTTAAAGGGACAGCTCTGTTACAGGGGAGCTGTTCAGCAAATCGCCCACCGTGCGATCGCTGAGTTTTGAGCGATTTGTAGAAAGGCAACCTGATGCAATCTGGATAAATGTGATCGTAACGGAGACCAGATTGAAACAGCAGTAGCGGGTGAAGTCAAAGGGTCTCCCAGGAAATCGCTGAcagctctctctgcctgtgttaATTGGTCCACAGAgggcttcctgtttgtgcaTCATAAGAATAAGTCCAAGGTGCTGCTCACCACAGTGCTGCAGCGTTTCCCTGTTGTACCCACCATCAGCTTCAATTTCCTTTTCATCATTCAGGAAAAGTTGTGAAATAAGTCAAAATACCTTTATTTCTCCCTTTTAATTCTCGTCAAACAAATCATCCAAACTTGTTTGCCGCTGAACGAAATGAAGGATGTCAAATTTGGATCAAACCGAACATCAAATTATATTTGAGGTGTTTGTTATCACGTTTCTTCAGCAACACAAGGGCTGCCTATCAAAATTATAAACCTAAATTTATTGTCTGAATATTGTGTGTGAGCCCAGAAGTCAGGAAAGTCAATGCTGCATGCCAAGCGCACGTATGGCGCGTTAGTGAGGGTTACAccatcatttcatcatcatctccctCCGAATTTATTGTCCTCAACTTTTGCCCCTCTTTGAACATATGAGGAAAACACGGAATTCACTTCCAACTTGTGAATGGGAGCCGCTCGGAGGGGATCATCTGtggatgttttcatgttcaggCTACAGCTCATTCTCATTTGTTTCCGGCACGAAAAGTGATAATCAAGCCTCCAAAAAGTGACAAGCATGAGATACGTCTTTTATTCATGAATGTTTATACAAGGCTAAAGTGATTTGCACAAAGCCATGACGGATCTGAATCAGTCAGTCACATGGTTATGTTGATTTTACCGTTCCTCAAGGACTTCATGGTGAAGCAGACGTGTGTGATATGAAGGACGACAGCGTctctgttgtgtctttgtttcgGGATGTCACAGTTTTTAGACCATCACTCCAATGCGCTCTAACTCCTGCAAGCATTTTCATGAAGGTGTTCACGGCACATGAATCATAGCTTATTCTTAAGTGGTTTGATAAAGTTAAAAGTCCTCCTGTAAAAGTTTACTGATGGACACTGTAGATAGAAAATTGAGTGTTATACAAAAATGTATGTTggaaaaaatatagaatttacATAAATGACATATGAAGCGTAGAAAAACAGATCATTGTTAAAAACAGAGTAATCAGAGTTTGAGGTACATTTACTGATCGTGTCTCACTTGTGcctctcatgtttttttttagcaaacaCGTCCCCAACATGGCGAACACGTCCCAAATGGTTCCTCTGTGTCATTCGCAGCACTCAGGCTGTGTCCCGCTGCTCTGCAGAGTCATTTAAACCCCAGAGGTTGGACGTCTGTCACCTTTCAGCTTTTACACATCTTCATTCACGCCAAGCGCTCCTCCACAGTTTATACAGGGGTGGGATgttacaaagtacatttactttattactttcATCCATTCTTTATGCATCTGTACTTTAGGTAACATTACGCCGATTACGTCCAGACTGGCTTTACACTGATACAGCTCTCAATAAATTTCTACTTTAATTAACTCACAAGAAAACAACGTGTCTGAGGCCAAAGGTCAAACCCTTAAAAGTGACCGAGTAGCAGACAAGAAATTCTGAAAAACCGAGCTGGTATGTAATTGATCTTTATCTGATTTATTGGCATTTAAATTTACAGTGTGAAAAATATGTTGTTGTCTAAAAACTGGATGTTATAAAGACTGAATACACACAGTGTGATAATACCAATGTTCTATCTGCAGTGAAATTGGTGAGCACTTCACTTTCACTGCTGGTagtcaatgaaataaaaagtagttggctgcagctgtggttttacaatttgtatttttgttggcTTCATTAGGTCAATGCTGGCGCTTCTCCCCTCCGGATATTTTTCACATATCATTGTTGTTCTTGCCACGAAACTCTCCCCtcccaaaaaaacatgtttcttctATTACAATTTAATGATCTGAATGCCACGTACCCGATTCTGAATTAATGACTGTCATTTTACATTCTCCTTCAAAGAGAGCGGAGAAGGTTTGTTCAAAGCGGTGCACATTAGGAGCGGAActttctctgctgtttcagatgcatttacatttatttggaGGCTTTCATCTGccgcgtgtgcgtgcatgtgtgtgtgcgtgtgtgcatgtggacaTGTTTGGGGTTGGGCAggagatttttttctctttaatctcCTAAATTACTCTGAACGCACATGTGGATATGAAAACGTATAAATTACAAACGTCTGTGGTGAAATGTTGTGATGGGTGAGGGAGCGGGAGGATTTGACAGGTGATTTTTACTATGAACTTGCCCTCCGAGCTGAGAGACATCTCCATTTCATCAGAGCGCTTGAGCTTGTCTTCAGACGAGGTTAATATCCCCCCATTAATACTGACAAAACCATGAGAGACCTTCACTAATTCAGCGGCTGCACCATCGTGCTCATGCTCCAGAGGCCTAAGGGAAAGGCCGGTCTGCATGTTTAACAGTGATCATCCTTGGCTCATTAATATTTCACCAACAATAAGGCTGGGTGTCACACATGCTCATCACCACGGTAATGAGCTCACATTGATCTGTTTATAATTCAGACAGGCGCACAGGCGACTCAAAGACACTGATAATAGCAACGTGTGTGAACGTCTCTCCCAAGGTCAGAGAGACGCGGATGTTTTGAGCGAGTTCAATGAAGCTGCAGATActtctgattttttaaatacctGAATTGGATGCTCATTTGAATCACTAAACAGTTACACTATAGAACCAGggattttttaaagtttatatttcCAGTGCTGAGTCTAATCGGTACCTGTCAGGAGCAAAGGTGTGTTTCAGTGATTACATctgttaaatatttcaacaatcCCCGctataaattaatttaacgGCCCCCGCTCACATATTATTATCTGTCTGCACCTGCACATTTCTATCATAGTTTTGAAACCAAGGGCGTGAGAAGATAAATAACACgtgaatatatttttatcaaggaataaatatttaaaaaacttgtTTATGGAGAATTTGTGTGAGACGTCTTCTCCGtgacgtgttttttttccccccctcgcATGTGAAATTTCTCGATGTTGAATCATACATGTTAAGTTGCATGTAATTTcaatacatgtttattttttcttctcattttttaaatagacTATAGTTCAGGGCAAGACATCAAATGAATTACACTGAGCCAGAAACACATGGCTTCAGTTCTCTTACAACAACTTCTACAGTTAACGAATTAATGAGATCATTAACTAATTCAACCACCTGACTCTTGTTGTGTAAATAGAGGAGTTGTAGTGTCTTGAAGCGAACACCTTTTGTGTGCTCTCCATTTAACATGAAACGTGTGGAGCGTTTAAGGGCTTATGAGGTTATTTAAAGAAAGCTGGAAAAAATTAATGACTTGATTGTGAGAAACACTAATTAAGGAAGGAGCTGGTTTGTAAGTGAACGTGTTCAGTTTAGCCCATTTGTCTGGAACCAATTAGTTTGTCAGATAAACAAAGCATCAGATGCATCACATACTTTTATTCATTAGATATACACGGTAGTTTTACAATATCATTACAGGACTATTATATAATTTATGATTTCTGTTAAAATGcgaatatgtttttttataatacACATGAATGCTATTATTTATCTGAATGAAAAGCCCTTATAATATTGCACTGTATATTGAGTGATATTAAAATTTGTATTGTAAAAAtcagataaaaacatttcataaagtATTTGGCACCAAAGCTGCGTAATATATGactctttaaaaatattttagaaTACTTGCTACAAAAactctgttttccttttagtgtttttgacatattaaaagatacattttttaatcgGAAGGTTAATAAACTGCAGGGAAAAGTACAAATGtatcaaaaagagaaaaaagttagAGTGATAacactgcacatgcacagatCGGCTTCAGAGATGTAAAGAGTTTGAGCTTATGTGAAGTAAGAAATGTTCCAAGTGTTCCTCCAGAAACCTCCAAAATCATATTGTAAGTATTGAAAATACATGTTGGTAATAGAACGTGTTTAATACGGCTTTGTTTCTAGAAAGCTCTCTTCATAGATCCAAAGGCAGGTTGCTCAGTCTGTTTTCCAACTTGTGAATTCGTTCAAAAAAAAGCACCTCTGTCAAGACTAAGccttcatttgcaccaaagcatcAGGCTTCTTTTATACGAGCACCGGATCATGTGTCTCCTCAAACGTCCATCCGTGACACATCAGCCGCGTGTCCTCAGCCTCAGCTCCGGCCCCAGCAGGGGAGCAGCTCAGGTTGCCGTGCAGGTGTCTCGGTGCTCGCTCAGTCCCCATCATCCTCCAAACCTGTCACCCGACACATGGTCCCTCAGCTCATGAACTGCGTGTAGCCTTCGGCACCCGTTACTATGACATCCATCCAGATCCTCATGGCCTCCGGGGAC
The Hippoglossus stenolepis isolate QCI-W04-F060 chromosome 15, HSTE1.2, whole genome shotgun sequence DNA segment above includes these coding regions:
- the atf5a gene encoding uncharacterized protein atf5a — protein: MMATSAPVWKALRVCPADPLALSHPQANHSQSQGCRGEVSEESQHLIGDGLTDWMTEEVDFSSYLPNPPSPPSSTNASLPPSPLQNDIQVPSDLEVMTSLLQEELAQLEDYFLSEPVPEKGPRLGKCDRVPLPAGPQPYSQLPYASYSASNQSDTSPLLVTLATGELDLLSICGGPIGRSKIPRHAPYSCSRPSGCSRKRVPDGVRFGEGYDNSLLSSKGSNSGNSAVNLSGNYCCGEDEQLLGKNYCLGSAVEVRRCAALAKEDKNCCFSQDVIGGGKVVGGGFGFGGSLDVPHKKEDLLMYSMREVSGVSGSHDVLNSIKSSVEVTKATGCWKTESNEGCYLPPPQPEAYPSFLGSVNEQLKSESLQLRQHDLHCNFLEDQAPECLLMARESLDLESSGHRQACRLKEDHCEEEFDEDLTPGEGGERKQKKRDQNKTAAHRYRQRKRAELDILEEQLHGLEGRNRELRDKAESVEREIQYVKDLLIEVYKARSQRLKQDTTA